A single Streptomyces sp. Edi2 DNA region contains:
- a CDS encoding saccharopine dehydrogenase, translating into MDDDIQLELTGPVLVVGGYGTVGGELARLAAPCWPLVLTGRTPERGRALAEEVGAQVRRWDLSDPEPFSAKVRAVISAVNDPEDRALLAAIRGGVPYVDLTRWTTRLQRAVAVAAVERPRAPVLLSSGWMGGVSGLVSAALAAELGGASAVEIAIRYDLKDRAGADSVEFMDRLGLDYEVTEGGRRRMIMPLSGAGHVVVGGHRTKVARIDTPEQFTLPLVLGVDTAVTRIGFSANSSTSVLLALKRTGFFRWGRGDRFESVRRSMLYAPGEGGSALLRIDVRGPSGGGQRTATVSDPAGQAHLTALGGVLGLRRVVGADGATAPRGVVFPEMTPTPQEVIPALEKAGVQVEVS; encoded by the coding sequence GTGGACGATGACATTCAGTTAGAGCTGACGGGCCCGGTGCTTGTGGTGGGCGGATACGGCACCGTCGGGGGAGAGTTGGCCCGGCTTGCGGCGCCTTGCTGGCCGCTGGTGCTGACCGGGCGTACCCCGGAGCGCGGTCGTGCGCTCGCCGAGGAGGTCGGGGCCCAGGTGCGACGGTGGGACCTGAGCGATCCGGAGCCCTTCTCGGCGAAGGTGCGGGCCGTGATCAGCGCGGTGAACGACCCAGAGGACCGGGCGCTGTTGGCGGCGATCCGGGGTGGCGTGCCATATGTGGACCTCACGCGGTGGACGACGCGGCTTCAGCGGGCCGTCGCGGTGGCGGCCGTGGAGAGGCCCAGGGCTCCGGTGCTGCTGTCGTCCGGCTGGATGGGCGGGGTGAGCGGACTGGTCTCCGCGGCGCTGGCGGCGGAGCTCGGCGGGGCCTCGGCGGTCGAGATCGCGATTCGCTACGACCTCAAGGACCGGGCGGGCGCCGACTCGGTGGAGTTCATGGACCGGCTCGGTCTCGACTATGAGGTGACCGAGGGCGGGCGGCGACGGATGATCATGCCGCTCAGTGGCGCGGGACATGTCGTGGTGGGCGGGCACCGGACCAAGGTGGCGCGGATCGATACGCCGGAGCAGTTCACGCTGCCGCTGGTGCTCGGCGTGGACACGGCCGTCACCCGGATCGGCTTCAGTGCCAACTCCTCGACATCCGTGCTGCTGGCGCTCAAGCGGACCGGGTTCTTTCGGTGGGGGCGTGGTGACCGGTTCGAGTCGGTGCGGCGGTCGATGCTGTATGCGCCGGGAGAGGGCGGGAGCGCGCTGTTGCGGATCGATGTGCGCGGGCCGAGCGGTGGCGGGCAGCGTACGGCGACCGTCTCCGATCCGGCCGGACAGGCCCATCTGACGGCTTTGGGCGGGGTGTTGGGGCTGCGCCGGGTGGTGGGAGCGGACGGTGCCACGGCGCCTCGTGGGGTGGTCTTTCCCGAGATGACGCCGACGCCGCAGGAGGTCATCCCCGCCCTGGAGAAGGCGGGCGTGCAGGTCGAGGTGTCGTGA
- a CDS encoding TetR/AcrR family transcriptional regulator → MTRQGSARRTHLLDAAEAVLVAKGADASLRAIAGAAGVRVGHLQHYFPARADLIKAVLERALDRSLERLARTTGLRAVRDDPSALESPEGLAKPDEVVAVLLAEQDDPQLVRLYVEVWALAARDEDIAAVVREFYRKYVAYVEAFVRQGRPDWPGEFCRARAEIFVALVEGAALLRSGIAGSRSAAMDEQLVWCAVQLLRD, encoded by the coding sequence TTGACACGGCAGGGGAGTGCGCGGCGTACGCATCTGCTCGATGCGGCCGAGGCCGTACTGGTGGCCAAGGGGGCGGATGCCTCGTTGCGGGCCATTGCCGGTGCGGCGGGGGTGCGGGTCGGGCATCTGCAGCACTACTTCCCGGCCCGGGCCGATTTGATCAAGGCGGTGCTGGAGCGGGCGCTGGACCGGTCCCTGGAACGGCTGGCCAGGACGACGGGGCTGCGGGCGGTACGCGACGATCCGTCGGCCCTCGAGAGCCCGGAGGGGCTGGCGAAGCCCGACGAGGTGGTGGCGGTGCTCCTCGCAGAGCAGGATGATCCCCAGCTGGTGCGGCTTTATGTCGAGGTCTGGGCGCTGGCGGCGCGGGACGAGGACATCGCCGCGGTGGTCCGGGAGTTCTACCGGAAGTACGTCGCGTATGTGGAGGCGTTCGTCCGGCAGGGGCGGCCGGACTGGCCGGGTGAGTTCTGCCGGGCCCGGGCGGAGATCTTTGTCGCGCTCGTGGAAGGGGCGGCCTTGCTGCGGTCGGGTATCGCCGGCAGTCGGTCGGCCGCGATGGATGAGCAACTGGTGTGGTGTGCGGTGCAGTTGTTGCGGGACTGA
- the trpS gene encoding tryptophan--tRNA ligase, translating to MVTATATEMSMAMSAGARTRIFSGVQPTGHLTLGNYLGAMRRWAEVDQHRADALFCVVDLHALTVEHDPARVRRLSRQAATLLLASGLDPEICTVFVQSQVDEHLRLSYLMECTASDGEMRRMIQYKEKSAREQARGGSVRLSLLTYPALMAADILAYGTDEVPVGEDQAQHVELTRDLAVRFNQRYGATFVVPRTVHPPVAARVKDLQEPTSKMGKSHARTSGVVYVLDEPEAVLKKVMRAVTDSERDVSYEPERRPGVANLLEVLAACAGGDPERLAEEYDSCGALKKDVAEAVVEMFRPMQARHAELAADPGQVDAVLLAGAERARELARPRVDAAYEAVGLLPRG from the coding sequence ATGGTGACGGCAACGGCGACAGAAATGTCGATGGCGATGTCGGCCGGTGCGCGTACGCGGATCTTCAGTGGGGTGCAGCCGACGGGGCATCTGACGCTGGGGAACTACCTCGGGGCGATGCGGCGGTGGGCCGAGGTGGACCAGCACCGGGCGGACGCGCTGTTCTGCGTGGTGGATCTGCATGCGCTGACCGTGGAGCACGATCCGGCGCGGGTGCGGCGGCTCAGCCGGCAGGCCGCGACGTTGCTGCTGGCCTCGGGGCTGGATCCGGAGATCTGCACGGTGTTTGTGCAGAGCCAGGTGGATGAGCATCTGCGGCTGTCGTACCTGATGGAGTGCACGGCCTCCGACGGGGAGATGCGGCGCATGATCCAGTACAAGGAGAAGTCCGCCAGGGAGCAGGCGCGGGGCGGGAGTGTGCGGCTGTCGTTGCTGACGTATCCGGCGCTGATGGCGGCGGACATCCTGGCGTACGGGACGGATGAGGTGCCGGTCGGGGAGGACCAGGCGCAGCACGTGGAGCTGACGCGGGATCTCGCGGTGCGGTTCAACCAGCGGTACGGGGCGACGTTCGTGGTGCCCAGGACCGTGCATCCGCCCGTGGCGGCGCGGGTGAAGGATCTGCAGGAGCCGACGTCGAAGATGGGGAAGTCGCACGCCCGGACCTCGGGGGTCGTCTATGTGCTGGACGAGCCGGAGGCGGTGCTGAAGAAGGTGATGCGGGCGGTGACGGATTCGGAGCGGGACGTCTCGTACGAGCCGGAGCGGCGGCCCGGGGTGGCGAATCTGCTTGAGGTGCTGGCCGCGTGTGCCGGGGGTGATCCGGAGCGGTTGGCCGAGGAGTACGACTCGTGCGGGGCATTGAAGAAGGACGTCGCGGAGGCCGTGGTGGAGATGTTCCGGCCGATGCAGGCACGGCATGCGGAGCTGGCGGCGGACCCGGGGCAGGTCGATGCGGTCCTGCTGGCCGGGGCCGAGCGGGCGCGGGAGCTGGCCAGGCCGCGGGTGGACGCCGCGTACGAGGCGGTGGGGCTGTTGCCCAGGGGGTGA
- a CDS encoding GNAT family N-acetyltransferase, whose amino-acid sequence MGYVIRPVTADEWKRLKELRLAALADPVARVAFNETLAAAAGQPDEFWQRRALSPDEGGAALTLVGEAEDGSWGGMVVVLVEEDQEVPQSHVVGVYVRPEHRGTGLARELFRAAIAWSWGLAEPAVEAVRLWVHEENARAEALYRSLGFVATGRIIADPKNAAAIEREMVLTRGRG is encoded by the coding sequence ATGGGGTACGTGATCAGGCCGGTGACGGCGGATGAGTGGAAGAGGCTCAAGGAACTGCGGCTGGCGGCGTTGGCCGATCCGGTGGCCCGGGTGGCGTTCAACGAAACCCTGGCGGCGGCGGCCGGCCAACCGGATGAGTTCTGGCAACGGCGGGCCTTGTCCCCCGACGAGGGCGGTGCGGCGCTGACGCTCGTCGGGGAGGCGGAGGACGGCAGTTGGGGCGGCATGGTGGTGGTCCTGGTCGAGGAGGACCAGGAGGTGCCGCAGAGTCATGTGGTCGGGGTGTACGTGCGGCCCGAGCACCGGGGGACGGGGCTGGCGCGGGAGCTGTTCCGGGCGGCGATCGCGTGGTCGTGGGGGCTCGCCGAGCCGGCGGTGGAAGCCGTACGGCTGTGGGTGCATGAGGAGAATGCGCGGGCCGAGGCGCTGTACCGGTCGCTGGGATTCGTGGCGACGGGGCGGATCATCGCAGACCCGAAGAATGCCGCCGCCATCGAGCGGGAGATGGTGCTGACCAGGGGCAGGGGATAG
- a CDS encoding type VI secretion protein — translation MTRGYDDERGTDRDYHRAPRGRGRGIPDSLLVGLLAFLLGLTLLVWTATGLAGLFTHGAWPDGVSYPSTPMALRHLVSAPHDMAAAWPDTPKDQLSGYGLFWGILIGELMVLLVLTIFTLGTVTRYRAVRAARRAKAREVREARYAGETAQGDGATERSAERAGGDAQQAAGTQYAGKAPDTSSASAEVRGMARTTTQPPSHSEHAPTGPPDAAGSTGPSVPAAPVTPSPPPPLDTAATATGPVPEQRTAPPTAPYLPSADTTDPGTGPRTEPALPRLQFATDRAVALAASLTTAAAAPGPLIVATTDPTLWSDTKDTRAKLGPLLTYDPTHRLDTPARLRWSPTAGCTDLATATTRATALLAPVRPAGALDSAVADAAQTLLRCWLHAAAVDGRPFRQLHRWAHATGAAQEPVRILRTSAKASAGQAGELESVLTAHPERREAAQQLVGRALTSLSSIHIRDACNPLRTDSALLESFIDEGGTLYVVGDPIEDPRTDPGAMPLLTALLSHVVEHGRRMAERSSDGRLDPPLTLVLDDIAALAPLPALPGLLGRDGHRGLLTLATMRSREQARARWPHHSLPA, via the coding sequence GTGACGCGCGGATACGACGACGAACGAGGCACCGACCGGGACTACCACCGCGCCCCCCGTGGCCGGGGACGCGGCATCCCCGACTCCCTGCTGGTCGGACTGCTCGCCTTCCTGCTGGGCCTGACCCTGCTGGTGTGGACCGCGACCGGCCTGGCCGGCCTGTTCACCCACGGCGCCTGGCCCGACGGCGTCAGCTACCCCAGTACGCCGATGGCGCTGCGGCATCTGGTCTCGGCGCCCCACGACATGGCCGCCGCCTGGCCCGACACCCCCAAGGACCAGCTCTCCGGCTACGGCCTGTTCTGGGGCATCCTCATCGGCGAGCTGATGGTGCTGCTGGTCCTGACGATCTTCACGCTGGGGACCGTCACCCGCTATCGCGCCGTACGGGCGGCGCGGCGGGCGAAGGCCAGGGAGGTCCGGGAGGCCCGGTATGCCGGGGAGACGGCGCAGGGCGACGGCGCGACGGAACGGAGCGCGGAGCGGGCAGGAGGGGACGCACAGCAGGCCGCGGGGACGCAGTACGCCGGGAAGGCACCGGACACCAGCAGCGCGAGCGCGGAGGTCCGCGGGATGGCCCGCACCACCACACAGCCCCCGTCGCACAGCGAGCACGCGCCGACCGGTCCGCCTGATGCGGCTGGTTCGACCGGTCCGTCCGTCCCGGCCGCACCCGTCACGCCGTCGCCCCCGCCTCCCCTCGACACCGCGGCCACAGCCACCGGCCCCGTCCCCGAGCAACGCACCGCTCCCCCGACCGCCCCGTACCTCCCGAGCGCCGATACGACCGACCCCGGCACCGGCCCGCGCACCGAACCCGCCCTCCCCCGCCTCCAGTTCGCCACCGACCGCGCCGTCGCCCTCGCGGCGTCCCTCACCACCGCGGCCGCCGCCCCGGGCCCCCTGATCGTCGCCACGACGGACCCCACCCTCTGGTCCGACACCAAAGACACCCGCGCCAAGCTCGGTCCGCTGCTGACCTACGATCCCACGCACCGCCTCGACACCCCGGCCCGGCTGCGCTGGTCACCAACCGCCGGCTGTACGGACCTCGCCACCGCCACCACCCGCGCCACGGCCCTGCTGGCCCCCGTACGGCCCGCCGGGGCACTGGACTCGGCCGTCGCGGACGCCGCCCAGACCCTGCTGCGCTGCTGGCTGCACGCCGCCGCGGTGGACGGCCGCCCGTTCCGCCAGCTGCACCGCTGGGCGCACGCCACCGGCGCCGCCCAGGAACCCGTACGCATCCTGCGCACCAGCGCCAAGGCCTCCGCAGGCCAGGCCGGCGAGCTGGAGTCGGTGCTCACCGCCCACCCCGAACGCCGAGAAGCCGCCCAGCAGTTGGTGGGACGGGCGCTGACCTCCCTCTCCTCCATCCATATCCGGGACGCCTGCAATCCACTTCGAACGGATTCGGCCCTCCTCGAATCATTTATCGATGAGGGGGGAACGCTTTACGTGGTAGGCGACCCCATCGAGGATCCGCGTACCGACCCGGGTGCGATGCCCTTGCTCACCGCACTCCTCTCGCACGTGGTCGAGCACGGCCGCCGCATGGCCGAACGGTCATCTGACGGTCGGCTCGACCCACCACTCACCCTCGTCCTGGACGACATCGCAGCCCTCGCCCCGCTGCCCGCGCTCCCTGGCCTCCTCGGCAGGGACGGCCACCGCGGACTCCTCACCCTGGCGACGATGCGCTCCCGCGAACAGGCCCGCGCCCGCTGGCCCCACCACTCCCTGCCGGCCTGA